In Niveispirillum cyanobacteriorum, the following proteins share a genomic window:
- a CDS encoding DUF1491 family protein, with protein sequence MEERLPTHLFVQSHLWRLSAAGVPAYVLRKGERESGLILLKITVPFQGSRMFSQGRDISGRLGWQPGANGEMIDEMAAREFVERHVKRDPDLWVIEVETRDGSNPFVEEKT encoded by the coding sequence ATGGAAGAACGCCTGCCCACCCATCTGTTTGTGCAAAGTCATCTCTGGCGCCTGTCGGCGGCAGGCGTGCCGGCCTATGTGCTGCGCAAGGGGGAGCGGGAAAGCGGCCTGATCCTGTTGAAGATCACGGTGCCGTTTCAGGGCAGCCGCATGTTCAGCCAGGGCCGCGATATCAGCGGCAGGCTTGGCTGGCAGCCGGGGGCCAATGGCGAGATGATCGATGAAATGGCGGCACGGGAATTCGTGGAACGCCATGTGAAACGCGACCCCGATCTATGGGTGATCGAGGTGGAGACGCGGGATGGCAGCAATCCGTTCGTAGAAGAAAAAACCTGA
- a CDS encoding TonB-dependent receptor, translated as MKHPAYRYARILSATTAVMALSLPAMAETAPPGTNLDEIVVTATRRATTIRDIPASVSRVDRNDFEAKATRFIGEELRGLPGLVVKTNDQGTYTDITIRGVPNRVHNDTITVLMDGVPFVTGDDEVDLEQLPFGVVGQVDVVRGPTSALYGRGAIAGTINYITREVTDEPLSQAQAGYGSHNWWNAAAMVQRPTGDVGAILISAQAQGSDGWRDRTDREEQTLFVKQRLDLTEATVLNLTGTYVNTEQGLAGELPTDANGIPVALPGGRKGNWNQDGAGFDKRMWTGTAVLSSAVTENVTSTTRLHARHANTAGKQGFFNPYDPASGTVNFTGFRVDGSTDTYFAEQQVDARLNDTWRVLAGLSAEQVEAHHVETWTGEFDFGPRFYTQRRNAQTGAHVDANLWQSDYLLNANARNRTQAAFAQVDGDWGDVAASIGARLDRFQRKVHYGPSGSGYGPDPEVTVKDSDSHVSPKASLRWRVNDLLTAYAAFGEGFSPGFGPIWSFRNRNKDLNPEIARNIEAGLKGQTADGRFTASITAYQLRRSDLLQLLPVGGSARTINNGRQRSRGVEVEASADLGNGTAVNLTYGFTEAIWTENAFLEPDTNRPFDFTGKDVAGVPRHAGRVEIVQAVPDVPVTLRAWADISGDYAYDGANSRKAGGYMLTNAAITWTALDGLDLTLTGRNLFDRRVNTVVANNDGPFAYFPQPPREWVLMGTVRF; from the coding sequence ATGAAACACCCTGCCTACCGCTACGCCCGTATTCTGTCCGCGACGACCGCTGTTATGGCCCTGTCGCTTCCCGCCATGGCAGAAACGGCCCCCCCTGGCACGAACCTTGACGAGATCGTCGTCACCGCCACCCGCCGCGCCACGACCATCCGCGATATCCCGGCCAGCGTATCCCGCGTGGACCGCAATGACTTTGAGGCCAAGGCAACCCGTTTCATCGGGGAAGAATTGCGCGGCCTGCCCGGACTTGTCGTTAAGACCAACGACCAGGGCACCTATACCGACATCACCATCCGTGGTGTGCCCAACCGGGTGCATAACGACACCATCACCGTGCTGATGGATGGCGTGCCCTTCGTCACCGGCGATGATGAGGTGGACCTGGAGCAACTGCCCTTTGGCGTTGTCGGACAGGTCGATGTGGTGCGCGGGCCCACCAGCGCCCTTTATGGCCGTGGCGCCATTGCCGGCACCATTAATTACATCACCCGCGAGGTGACGGACGAGCCGCTATCCCAGGCCCAGGCCGGCTATGGCTCACACAATTGGTGGAACGCCGCCGCCATGGTGCAGCGCCCGACCGGCGATGTTGGCGCCATCCTGATCTCTGCGCAGGCGCAGGGGTCGGATGGCTGGCGCGACCGTACGGATCGCGAGGAACAGACCCTGTTCGTGAAACAGCGTCTCGACCTGACCGAGGCCACGGTGCTGAATCTGACCGGCACCTATGTGAATACCGAACAGGGGCTGGCCGGTGAGTTACCGACCGATGCGAACGGCATCCCCGTCGCTCTGCCCGGCGGGCGCAAGGGCAACTGGAACCAGGATGGGGCCGGCTTTGACAAGCGGATGTGGACGGGCACGGCGGTGCTGTCCAGCGCGGTGACGGAGAATGTCACCAGCACCACCCGCCTGCATGCCCGCCACGCCAACACCGCTGGCAAACAGGGTTTCTTCAACCCGTATGACCCGGCCAGCGGCACCGTGAATTTCACCGGCTTCCGCGTGGATGGCAGCACCGATACCTATTTTGCCGAACAGCAGGTGGATGCACGCCTGAATGATACCTGGCGCGTTCTGGCTGGTCTGTCGGCGGAGCAGGTGGAGGCCCACCATGTGGAGACCTGGACCGGGGAGTTCGATTTCGGCCCCCGCTTCTATACCCAGCGGCGCAACGCCCAGACCGGCGCGCATGTCGATGCCAACCTGTGGCAGTCGGATTACCTGCTGAACGCCAATGCCCGCAACCGCACGCAGGCGGCCTTTGCCCAGGTCGATGGTGATTGGGGCGATGTGGCGGCCAGTATTGGCGCGCGGCTGGACCGGTTTCAGCGCAAGGTGCATTACGGTCCGTCGGGCAGTGGCTATGGCCCCGACCCGGAGGTCACCGTCAAGGACAGCGACAGCCATGTCAGCCCCAAGGCATCACTGCGCTGGCGGGTCAATGACCTGCTCACCGCCTATGCGGCGTTTGGCGAGGGGTTCAGCCCTGGCTTTGGCCCCATCTGGTCCTTCCGCAACCGCAATAAGGATCTGAACCCGGAGATCGCCCGCAATATCGAGGCGGGGTTGAAGGGCCAGACGGCGGATGGGCGCTTCACGGCCAGCATTACCGCCTATCAGCTTCGCCGCTCCGACCTGCTTCAGCTTCTGCCTGTCGGCGGCTCTGCCCGGACCATCAATAACGGCCGGCAACGGTCGCGCGGTGTGGAGGTGGAGGCATCCGCCGATCTGGGTAACGGTACGGCGGTGAACCTGACTTATGGCTTTACCGAAGCCATCTGGACGGAGAACGCCTTCTTGGAGCCGGACACCAACCGCCCCTTCGATTTCACCGGCAAGGATGTGGCGGGCGTGCCGCGCCATGCCGGGCGGGTGGAGATTGTGCAGGCGGTGCCAGATGTCCCCGTTACCCTGCGCGCCTGGGCCGATATCTCCGGCGATTACGCCTATGACGGCGCCAACAGCCGTAAGGCCGGCGGCTATATGCTGACCAATGCCGCCATCACCTGGACGGCGTTGGATGGGCTGGACCTCACCCTGACGGGGCGCAACCTGTTCGACCGCAGGGTCAACACGGTGGTGGCCAATAATGACGGTCCCTTCGCCTATTTCCCGCAGCCGCCACGGGAATGGGTGCTGATGGGGACTGTGCGGTTCTGA